The sequence CACCGCGGTGAGCGTCATCTCCTCGGTGCGCACGTGGCTGATCACGCTGCCCCCCTGCTCCCGGTAGCGGCCGAAGCTCTCGCGGGTCAGGCGCTCGCCGGTTGCGCCCCACTGGAAGACGCCGAAGCGCTCGTCCTCCCATTCCTCCCAGTTGTCGTAGAGGGCCGACTCGATGCGGCTCTGGCTGGCCCCGTAGGGATAGGCCTCGGTGGTGACGTCTCGCCCGGCGTCGACGGCCTCCTGCACCACAGCCAGGAACTCCGCGGTGGCGGCGCCGCCGGTGGAGTTGGCGTGCACGATATGGAGCGGCGCTCCGGCCTGCTCGGCCAGGTCGATGACGTACTGGGCGCCGTCGGGCCATCCGTAGGTGTGCACGTGCGCGGACGCCCCCACCTCGCCCGCGACGGACATCGCGGCGAGGAGTTCCCCGTCGGTGGCAGCCGGCGTGTACGGGAAGCCGAATCCCACCGCCGGCGCGCCCTGGTCCAGTCCCTCGCGGATGCGGCGCGCGATCTCGTCGATCTGCTCGGGCGTGGCAAGGTCGTCCTTGCCGGCGTCCGCGGGCAGGAAGTCGCCCGTGTCGCCCATCACGCGCATGCGCACCGGGATGTGGCCGATGCTGGCGCCGTAGTTCACGGGCTGGCCGCCCTCGCGATCGGCGTAGAACGCGACGACGTCGCCGGTGCCGACCTCGAGTTCCAGTCCCGTGGTCACCCCGTCGTGAGCCATGAAGCGGTAGGTCTCGTCGGTCTGGCCGTGCTGGTGCAGGTCGACGAAGCCGGGGGCAACCACCAGGCCCGAGGCGTCGATTACCCGGGTGCCGGTCAACGTCTCCTCCGAGACCGCCTCGATGCGGTCGCCCGTGATGCCG comes from Gammaproteobacteria bacterium and encodes:
- a CDS encoding amidohydrolase family protein; amino-acid sequence: MFAPITLILVLGAAACANDAPVYDVVLSGGRVMDPESGTDATLNVGITGDRIEAVSEETLTGTRVIDASGLVVAPGFVDLHQHGQTDETYRFMAHDGVTTGLELEVGTGDVVAFYADREGGQPVNYGASIGHIPVRMRVMGDTGDFLPADAGKDDLATPEQIDEIARRIREGLDQGAPAVGFGFPYTPAATDGELLAAMSVAGEVGASAHVHTYGWPDGAQYVIDLAEQAGAPLHIVHANSTGGAATAEFLAVVQEAVDAGRDVTTEAYPYGASQSRIESALYDNWEEWEDERFGVFQWGATGERLTRESFGRYREQGGSVISHVRTEEMTLTAVASPLTMVASDGGAQVSHPRSTGSFSKVLGKYVREDGVLTLMEALRKMTIEPARRLEAYVPMMANKGRIRVGADADVTVFDPETIIDRGDYTNAAVPSGGIEYVFVNGVLTIEGGEYLGTRAGRPVRR